From the genome of Corallococcus macrosporus DSM 14697:
TCGTCGGCGGTGAAGTCCTCGCCGCAGTGCTTCTCGAAGAAATAGACGGCGCCCGCGGGCACCCACCGCCGCGTGGGCCGGGGCCGCCGCCGCACCATGTCCCAACCGGACACGTCCAGCGGCCGGGGCACCAGCGCGGCCCGCAGCACCACGGGCGCGGCCAGCCCTGGCAGCCGGCCCACGTAGCGTGGCGGCGTCCCGGACTCGAGTTCGAGTCCGTCCGGCAGCCAGCCACGTCGGAACTCCGCGGGCGTGGCCAGCACCAGGCGCAGGCCCCGCGTCGTCTGGGCCAGCCCCTCCGGCATGGCGAACAGGTCCGCGTCCAGCCGCTCCACGTCCGTCAGGCGGCGCCGCCCGCCCAGGCCCACGGGCCCGCGTGGCGGTCCGTCCGCCAGTTCCGGCCATGCGCAGGCCACGCCGAGCGCCCACTCCTCCACCAAGAGTCGGCCCGCCTCCCGGCGCTGGGCACGCAGCCACTCCACCACCTCGCGGGAGTGGAGCATCGAGTCCTGCGCCGCCTGCGTCGCCACGTCGATGGCCAGGTGGATGTCCGTGCGCCGTGACGGCGCCTCCGGCGCTGGCGTGAGCAGGTCAGGCGCTCCGCGCAGCCACGCCATCATCCGGGGCTCCGGCCAGAACAGGGGCGGAGCCAGCGGCTTGCCACCCTCCTCCCGGCGGGGATGCCAGAGCGCCTCACGCGCCGCGTCCTCGTCGGGCCCCAGGGTCGCGGCGCCGCCTGGCCGGGGTTGCAGCGAGACCACGCGCTCCTCTCCGTTCGCGTCGAGCACGCGCACCGCGTCCGCGGGCACGGGCCACATGCGGTGGTCCCGCGTGAAGGATGGCTCGCCCAGCCCGCGGCGCAGCGCGATGAAGCGCTGGAGCGCCACCCGCTCGGAGTCACGCTCCCACCTGTCAGGGGACAGGGTGATGCCCTCAGCCGCCATGACGTCATGGCCCCACGCGGCGCGCAGGGCGCCGCGCACGGTGGTGGGTAACGGCCACGGCAGCGAGTGGCCGCGCCCCACCTCCGAGGTGTACCAACCCCGGCCGTCCTTTGCCGACAGCCCGTCACGCGGCAGCAGCGCGAAGCGTGCGTCATTCATCTCGAACCTCGCTCTCCTGAAGGAAACCCAACCCGCGGCCAGCGCGCGCGAAGGTGTCGGCGACCAGCAGCCGGGACGACCACTGCTCCAGCGCGAGATGCGGTGACACGCTCGCGGCGCCCTCCGATGACAGCTCGAGCCCCACGTCCCCCGGGGTGAGCGGCGCGGGCGCGCGGCCCGCTTCGGCCCTGGCGAGGATGCGCCCGGCCTCGTCCTTCAACAACGCTGCCAACTCGGGCCCTGGGGCGGACCCCGGGGGGAAGCGGCGCTCGAGGTCCGCCACCTCATGGACCTTGCCCAGCGGGAGCGGCCACGGCTCGCGCGTGAGCAGGGTGATGTCCCTCGACAGTCGCTCCACGGGGTGCATGCGCCAGGGCGCGGTCCACAACCGCTCCCGGCCGGCGTGCTTCGCCACGAGGATGGCCAGCGCGTCGCGGCCCGCCTTCTTCGCGGCGGCCTCCGCGCGGCGGCCCAGGTCGAGCAGCGCCCCCAGGCTCTCCAGCACATGGCCAACGCCGAGCCCCACCGACAGCGTGGGCACCACCGCGTCCGTGCCAGCCAGCGCCGCCGCCAGCGTGGCGCGGAAGGTGGTGGCGAGGTCCTGGGCGCACGCGGGCGCATCCGCGGGCGTGACGAACGCGAGCACGTCATCCCCGCCCGCGTAGACGAGCACACCCCGGTGCTCCACTTCGACGATTCGCCGAGCCTGCTGGGTGAAGCCCGCCAGCGCCTGCGAGACGCGCTGGTGCGCCCGCGCGCCGTCGGGCGCCTCCGCGAGCCGCGCCAGCGCGCGGCCCATGTGGTCTCCGTCCGCCACCAGGCAGGCCACGTAGGGGATGGGCTCCGCGCCTCGGGAGCGCATGGCGGCGCGCAGCGGCTCCACGAAGTCACGCCCGAAAGAGGCGGCGGACCGCCGTGCGTCAGGGATGGCGCACTCCTCGAAGTACGGCTGCCAGCGCTCGGGGAGGAGCAATTGGCCGTCAAACGGGAAGTCCCTCACCCAGGGCCGCGACGGCGCGCGCACGGCCTGGAAGTTCCGCGCTTCGCACTGGGCCTTGAGGCGCCCGAGGAGGTCCGCGTGCGCCTTGCTCGCAGCGTGGAGCCCGGCCGCGAGCCCGATGGAGGGCACGGGCACGAACTGCCCCGGTCTGCCACCCGCGCGCTTGAGCAGGCCCAGGGCGTCCAGTTCCTCGCGCAGGCCGATGCGGAGTTCACGCCAGATGGGGCCGCGCTCACGGTCACGGCGCAGCAGGGACGGGCGGCCTCCGTCGAGGCTCGACTTGTGCGTGCCCTCGGGTGGCGACCGCGTCCACGGCGAGAACTCGCGCAGGCCGCGGCGGGCCTCCAGGGCGCCTTCCGCCTCGCGCAGGGCCTTGGCGTATCCGGTGGGGGACGCATCGACGGGCGCCCACGCGGCGTGGACCTCCAGGAAGGCTTCGAGTTGCTCCTCGGCCAGCGCCTCCGCCTCCTGGATGAGCAGGGACTCACATCGGCCAGCGACGCGCCGCCACTCCGACCGCAGCAGGGACTTCGCCGCGTCGCGAGCGCGCCGGGCCACCTGCTCCGGCACGCCATCCACCAGGGCGACGACCTTGTTCGCCACGCCGGTGCTCGTGTCGCGCACCTGGTCCGGATGCGGGAAGATGAGCGTGGCCCCGGACGCCGTGAGGTCGCGCGCCATTTCCCGGGCGAGCAACGAGAGGAGCTGACTGCCGTACCAGAGGTCCCGTGTGCGGCGGGCCTGCGCGATGAAGCCCTGCACCGGGCCCACCTTGAGGACGATGACGTATCTCATGGGCTCACGCCTCCTGCGCCTTCTGGGTGTCCTTCAGCCACTGGAAGAAGGCGTCACGCAGGTTGTCCGCGCGCTGGAGCGGGCTGAAGAGCGGCTGGTCGTCGCTGGCGCGAAAGGACCTTTCGAAAGCCACCTCCGAGCGGGAAAGCACCGCCTTGCCTTGCACCACGACGACGCGCCCGTTCACAGGCGTCCCACGGTGCAGCCACAGCGCGACAGGCTCGAACTGGCCATTCGAGAGCGGCATGGCCTTGACGATGAGCGGCGACGCCAGCCTGTCCATTCGCTCCCATTTCCCGTTGTTCTTTCGCGCCCACTGGAGAACACAGCCCACGGGCTCCTGCGGCGAATAGGGCGTCTTGTGTTTGTTTTCCCTCTGGAAACGGAAGGCAATGGGCAACCCGAACCCCGCCCGAGGCCATGCGGGCGAAGCCGAATGCCCGGGCCGTGGCGCATGCTCCTCGGGGTAGGCCCTCCCGGTGGCGGTGCCCACCTCGTCCTTCGGAGACGGCCGCGCGAAGCGACGAATCTTGTCCGCCTCTGGCCAGTTGGAGCGCCCTTCCCTGCCCTCCTTCTTCGGGTTGCGTGCTGGCAGAGGCAGACCGTCCCCCCAGGACTCGGTGCCTTGCCGGAAGTCTCTCAGCCACTGAAGCGCGACCTCCCATGCGGCGACGCCCGAGGAGTAAGGCGCTCGACGATGCGCCCGGTAGAGGAACGCGTCCTGGAGCAACGGCATGTCACACCGTGGGGCTTCGGGGCGCGCCAGGAAGAGAGGGAGGCCTCCCATCAATTGGCGCAGCGCCTCACGGCTCGCCTCGGCGGGGAGCCACTGTTCGCGGATCGCCTTGTCCCCCGTCGCCACATCCACCGAGCCACAGCCTCGCCGCCCGCGCGAGCCATAGCCGCCGAACAGAATCCAGGCGCGCACCGCGTTGCGAACCTGAAGCATGGCCTCTCCCTCGGGCGCCACCACCTCCAGCGTGAAGCGAAGTCCAGGTCTCCACCGAGGGAGATCTCGCAACCCAGGCTTTGTTATCGCGGGCCACAACGCATAGACGCCGCGTGGCGCCCTATCGACGTCGCTTGAATCCCCCTGGGCCTGCTGGACCTCCGTCACCCGGAGCTCCACCTGGGAGCGGCGGGGCCCCGCGTCGTCCACGCCCCCCGCCCGCCCCATGCCGCCCCAGAGCTCGCGCTCCTTGCGCGCCAGCTCCCAGGCGCCCTCCGTCCCACGCGCGACGTAGGCATGGCCATACAGCGCGCGCCACCAGAAGCGCAGGTGCCCACGCAGCGTGGGGACGCGGATGATGTCCACGGAGGGAAGCTCGGGGCTACGCGCCACGGGCCCTCCGCCCAGGATGGGCGTGATGGTCTTCAGCGCCAACGTGAAGGTCTCCAGCCTCGGCGCGGAGGCGGAGCGCCGGCGCAGGTGGGCAAGGTCGGTTGAATCAGGTTCAGGCAGGTCCAGCAGCGAACGCATGACGCTCCCGTGTCAGGAGATTGGGCAACAGCGTGAACAAGGCGTGTGAGCACGCACGGCGGGCCCCAGCCCCCGCCGTGCCTTCCCAGACGCGCGGCTACCGCGCGCCCGGGAGCCGAGGGGAGACCAGCTCCGGGTGCCGGTCGAAGAGGCGCTCGAAGAGCAGCCGCACGCGGTCCTGGAGCTCCTCGCGGGGCGGCGCCTCCCACTCCCGGAGCGCCTGGAGCAGGTCCTCCACCCAGGCGCGCGCGTTGTCCATGCGCACCAGCCGGTGCCGGAAGTAGAGCGCCAGCATCACCTCCTCGCGCGAGTCCTCCAGCGACAGCCGGACCCGCTGCTGGAAGTAGCTCTCATGCGGGTCGCGGAAGGCCGGCAGGCCCACCAACTCCACCGTCACCCGCTCCAGCTCCTCCCGCACCTCGGCGTCCGGCGAGCGCAGCGCGAGCGCCGAGAACCGGCACGCGTGGAAGAGCCAGATGAGATAGCGGCGCAGCCGCCGCTCGGCCAGCTCCCGCACGGGGCGCTCGGGCTCGAAGACGCGCAGAATCTCCAGGGAGTTCCAGACGATGGACTCGAGCGTCTTCACCTGGCCCACGTCCTTCACGGTGCCGCCCTGCCTGGCCTTGCGCCACGCCAGCGCCACCTCGACGCCCACCGCGTCCGCGTCGTAGTCAGCGGCCTCCAGCACGAAGCCCGCCCTGCCAATGCCCCGGTAGTTGTAGGACGTCAGCCCGCCCTGACGGACATGGAACGCCTCGTGGATGAGGAACAGCCGCAGGCACTCCTTCCAGTCCTCTTGCGACTGGAGCCGCTTGAGCAGCGCGCCCAGCCCCAGCAGCAGCTCCCAGTCGAGCTTCCACTTCCCCGCCCCATGGCGGAACAGCGGCGTGCGCTCGTAGGCGGGCTCGTCCTCGATTTCGCTGCGCAGGTAGGCCTGCCCGTCGATGTGCTCGACGAAGGGCTGCTGCTCGGGCTCCTTGAGCCAGGAGACCAGCTCCTTGTGGACCTTCTGGACCTCCCGGAGCACCCGCATGGCGGTGAGCTTGTCGTCCGCGGTGGGGACCCGTGGCGCCACGTCGCGGCGAGCCCGGATGACATGAACCCTGTCGTAGAGCTGCCGCTCCGCGTTGAAGTGGAGGAGCGTCAGCGGGTGCTGGGTGGTGGGATTGACGGCCGTCCCCAGGGCCGCGGCGAAGCTGCCGGGCGCGTCGATGGCCAGGACCACGGACTCGGCGCCCTCCAGCAGCTCATGCAACTTGTCGAGCACCTCCCGGAACTGCGCCGCCGCGCGCGCCGCCTGCCCCGGATTCTGGACCGCCGTGGGAGACGGCCCCGCCGCGGGCCGGAGGCAGACCGTCGTCAGGATGGACGCCTCCGGCAGCCACGCCGACACCTTGGAGCGGACATTGTCCCGGATGGCGCGCGTCACCTCGACGACCAGCAGGACATGGCCCCTTCCGCCTTGCCGACCGGAGGGCAGCCCCTCCACCTGGAAGAAGTCCTCCGCCGACGGCGCGGTCATCCGGTCATACCCCAGCGACCAGGAGCCATCCTGCGCCTGCTGATAGACGCAGACAGGCCGGCGCGGCAGCCGCGAGGCCAGCTCGAGCATCAGCGCCAGGGGCGCGCACCCGAAGATGTGGACGGGCAGGTGGTCCAGGTGCAGCTCCGCCTCCCGCTTGAGGAGCGCCGCCGCGAACCGCTCGTGCTCGCTGAAGGCCTCGCTCCAGTCCTGCCCTGGGAGGCTCCGAGCGGCCCGGGCCGGGTCGTGCGGGTGCAGGACGACGGAGGCCACGTCACGGTCTCCCTCCAGGCCGTACCGAATCAGGGTGTCCCGCGCCGTGGCCTCGATGACGGGCCGGTCCTGCTCGTAGCGCACGATGAGCGCGCGCGTCCTCGGGGTGATGGGGATGTCCTCGCTCCGCATGTCCTCTCCTGGAAGGGGCTTCACCAGAGAGGACGCGAAAAAGGCAGAGGAGCCATCGCAGCCCCTGCGCTTTTTTCAGGCGAAGGCTACAAACCGCTCGGTCAGTAGCCCTGATAGAGGTCCGGGAAGAGCTTCTTCATGCGAGCATGCGCTCTCGCGGGATGGGTGTCCTGCTCCTCCCTGGCCAGACGAACTTCCCTCGCAGCGCCATCCAGGAGCTGGCTGGCCGCGGACCTCTGACTTGGGCTCAGGTACACATCGACGTCGTCGCCGAGTTCCGCCGGGTCTGTACAGCGGTTCATGACGCCGCGGGCGAGGTGAGCGAACAACGTCTCCAGCGACTCTAGATGCCCCGATTCCCGTGACAAGCGGGGAAGCTGGACGCTGTAGCTCATGACCTCCAGATGAAAGGACTTCAGAGGACTGTGCTGCTTCCGATTCCAGTGCTTCACGAGCTTGATGAGGGAGTGGAGCCTCCCTTCGCACCGTTTGTTGGCGGTGGCACAGGCCTCCTGGTGTCTGCGGGGGTCTGTTCGAACCCACTTCTCCTCGGACTGGTCCTTCTTCCGCTCGGGAATCAGATATCCCGGCCCATTCGAGCAAGCGTAAGCCGGAATGACATCGAACTGGATGGGTGTCTCCTCGAACTCCACGCGCACGGAATGCAGCTGGATGGCGGGCATGTTTCGCCTGGGAATTTCCTTATGGATTCCATCCCGGAGTTCCCGGAGCGCATCTGAAGGGAGCAGCGGCCGCGCGGGAGCCGCCGTCATCAGAACGTCCCCAAGCACGATGAAGAAGTCGATGTCGTTCAGGGGCCGGATGGACGTACCGCGTCCGTAGGACCCCGAAAGGAAATCCGTCTTGGGACCGAATACAGCCCGCAGGCGCTGCTGGACCTCTTGCATGCGCGCAGTCACCCGTCGGTGCTGTTCAGGTGGCAACTCCAAAGATTCGATGGCCTCTTGAAGGGCGTGCCCCACGCTTCGCATAACGCGCCTCGCTGGAAATTCGTTGTCCAAGAACAAGGACGCCAAACGTGACGCGATGGCATCGCGGCGTGTTCACCCATTTCAGTCACCGGCCTCACCTACACACGGCGACATCCCTTGGAACACTCAACGGAAGACCAGGCCAGCCACACACTCACGCACCTCCATGAGTGGCGGTCGAGTTCCCGCCGCTTTCGCCATCATCCGCCCCAGCAGACCTCGGAGCGATGCTGGGACCTCGTCCCCCAACAGGTGCAGTGGTGGGGGCATCCGCAAGTGACGGATCATCAACTCCTTCTGGGTTCCGCCCCCGAACGGCAACTGTCCCGCGAGTAACTGGAACCCGAGAACGCCCAGCGAATAGACATCGACTCGGGCATCCACGCGCTTGGCATCAAGCCACTGCTCCGGGGCCATGAAGTCCCATGAGCCCAGGACGGCGGTCCCCGCGGTCGATACAGGCAGCGCCGCAGGCGCCTCCGGTCCGGTGGCCACTCGCTTGGCGAGCCCCAGGTCCGCCAGCTTCACGGTGACGTCCTCCGCGTCCAGACGCGCCACCAGGATGTTCGCGGGCTTCACGTCACGATGAATGAGTCCATGGACGTGCAACGCGTCCAGTGCCGCCGCAACCTGACCTAGCACCTCCGCGCAAGTCCGAACGGGGAGGCACCCTCCCGCGCGCGCAAGCGCTTGCTCCAGGTCCGTTGGAAGCCATTCAAGGACGATGAATGGCGGCCCATCCGGGAGCAGCCCCAGATCGAGCGCACGAACCAGTCCGGGATGGCGGAGGTCCCTCAACGACTGTCCCTCATTGAGGAAACGCGCCACCAACTCCTCGTGGAGACAAGACGACGCGCTGAGCACCTTGACCGCCACCTGAGTGCCATCCACGGCATGCAGGCCGGAGTAGACATCACTGAACGCGCCGACGGCCACCCTTCGTACGATGACGTGCGCGCCAACCTGGGTCCCCCTGACCAGCATCAGTCCTCCGTGCCGCCCGTCCCAAAGGGCTCCGGGGGTCGCAACGCCTGCAGGCGTCCTGCCCAGAGCAACAGCCTCTCCAGCTCGGGCGAACAGTCCGAGTAGCCAGCGGCGAACGAGACCGGGTCCACATCCGTTTCCGCGGCGAGCCGTCGCAGGTAGGCAAGGAAGGCGTTGTCCAACCGGCTCTGCTTCGCAGCGTCTTCGTCGCCGTCTCCCGCGACGCGCTCGCCGAGGAAATACTGCTTGAGCGCGCCAACACCGCGTTGCATCAGCGACGCCACCGCGTCCTCCGATTTGTCCATCTGAAGCGCGATGTCCTTGAGCGAATGACCATCCAGGTAATAGGCCTTCACCACATCGGACTGCCCTCCTGACAATTCGGTATGGATGCTCCGTATCAACTGCAGGGCCTCCTGCTGCTGAGATACGACTTGACTCGGACTGCGCTGGCGCGTCGGCGCATTCCGCGCCTCATCCGAATCGAACGGCACCGCGTCTGACTCGTCGCGTTTCTGGCGCGTCGCGTGCCGGACCGTCTGTACCACCTGGGAGGCGACGACCCGCTTGAGCCACCCACGCAACTCCCCTTCCGATTGCCCCTTGAAGGTGGAAAATTGCTGGAGCACTCGCATGGAAGCCAACTGAGAAAGGTCCGAGGGCCGTGTCCCTCCCGGACCATAAGGTTTCCCATACCGCTTCGCATGCGCCTGGATGACATCATGGAAACGCGTCAGCAACTCCTCCAGCGCGGCCGAGTCCCCCTCCTTTGCCAGGCGAATCAACGCCTCGACAGACAGCTCCAACAACGGCGGCTTTTTCATGGAACTGTGAGCCTACCTTTCCTCGTCGGGGCAACCCAGCGGACGGAAGCGGAGATCTTCCGGGTCATAGAGGTGGAAGGCACGCGCCAACGCGCAGCGCTGTGCCCGCCAAGAAGCTGTCTGGTCCGTGACACCTCGCGCGCGGGCAAGCGTCTCGCTCCCGAGCAAGGCGTCCACGAGCACCAGCGCATATCGCTTGTTCGGAACCTCCGCTTCCCGGAGAGACTGCCCCAACAAACGAGCCTCGGTGTAGGCGACGTTCCCTTGAGTGTATTGCCGTCTCGCGGTCCGCTCCGCGCCCACTCCAATGAGAACCCGCCCCAACACCCAACGATAGTATTGGTCAGCGGGCTGGGACTCGACGCACACTCGCGCCATCCGAAGTGCAGCGTGGAGCATGCGTTCCGCGGCATCCGGGTCCCCTTGCGCGAGCGAGACTTCCGCCCGGTGCGCCAGCGTCAGTGCCAACAGCGCGGACGAGTAGGAACTCCCCCTCGCGATGAAGGCATGAAGGACAATGGCCCTGTCGAAGAGCTGCGCGGCGCGCGGCAGGTGCCCCACCGCGAGTTCCAATTCCCCCAACTCGGAAAGGCTCACCGCGAAGCTTCGCACCCCGTCAGTCAGGTCTTGCGGATTCGAGGACCATGAGGGCTCCAGCAACGCGATGGACTCCTCGAAGTGAACTCGGGCCCGCTCCCAATTCCCGCGCGCCATCTCCACCTTGCCCAGCTTGGAGTGGATGAGTCCGAGGTCAAACTGGAAGGACCTGCCCACGGGCTCCAGGAGCTCTCCCCGGCGGACGTTGTCCAACGACTTCAACAGCCCCCGCTCCGCACTCGCCAGCACCTCGTCATGATACGCCACATCCGCCACCCGATG
Proteins encoded in this window:
- a CDS encoding type III-B CRISPR module-associated Cmr3 family protein, with protein sequence MNDARFALLPRDGLSAKDGRGWYTSEVGRGHSLPWPLPTTVRGALRAAWGHDVMAAEGITLSPDRWERDSERVALQRFIALRRGLGEPSFTRDHRMWPVPADAVRVLDANGEERVVSLQPRPGGAATLGPDEDAAREALWHPRREEGGKPLAPPLFWPEPRMMAWLRGAPDLLTPAPEAPSRRTDIHLAIDVATQAAQDSMLHSREVVEWLRAQRREAGRLLVEEWALGVACAWPELADGPPRGPVGLGGRRRLTDVERLDADLFAMPEGLAQTTRGLRLVLATPAEFRRGWLPDGLELESGTPPRYVGRLPGLAAPVVLRAALVPRPLDVSGWDMVRRRPRPTRRWVPAGAVYFFEKHCGEDFTADELRALWLASWGGGHAEALGQVLPGVWQPPLPHGQGA
- a CDS encoding sigma-70 family RNA polymerase sigma factor yields the protein MKKPPLLELSVEALIRLAKEGDSAALEELLTRFHDVIQAHAKRYGKPYGPGGTRPSDLSQLASMRVLQQFSTFKGQSEGELRGWLKRVVASQVVQTVRHATRQKRDESDAVPFDSDEARNAPTRQRSPSQVVSQQQEALQLIRSIHTELSGGQSDVVKAYYLDGHSLKDIALQMDKSEDAVASLMQRGVGALKQYFLGERVAGDGDEDAAKQSRLDNAFLAYLRRLAAETDVDPVSFAAGYSDCSPELERLLLWAGRLQALRPPEPFGTGGTED
- a CDS encoding nucleotidyltransferase → MRSVGHALQEAIESLELPPEQHRRVTARMQEVQQRLRAVFGPKTDFLSGSYGRGTSIRPLNDIDFFIVLGDVLMTAAPARPLLPSDALRELRDGIHKEIPRRNMPAIQLHSVRVEFEETPIQFDVIPAYACSNGPGYLIPERKKDQSEEKWVRTDPRRHQEACATANKRCEGRLHSLIKLVKHWNRKQHSPLKSFHLEVMSYSVQLPRLSRESGHLESLETLFAHLARGVMNRCTDPAELGDDVDVYLSPSQRSAASQLLDGAAREVRLAREEQDTHPARAHARMKKLFPDLYQGY
- a CDS encoding SAVED domain-containing protein — protein: MRSEDIPITPRTRALIVRYEQDRPVIEATARDTLIRYGLEGDRDVASVVLHPHDPARAARSLPGQDWSEAFSEHERFAAALLKREAELHLDHLPVHIFGCAPLALMLELASRLPRRPVCVYQQAQDGSWSLGYDRMTAPSAEDFFQVEGLPSGRQGGRGHVLLVVEVTRAIRDNVRSKVSAWLPEASILTTVCLRPAAGPSPTAVQNPGQAARAAAQFREVLDKLHELLEGAESVVLAIDAPGSFAAALGTAVNPTTQHPLTLLHFNAERQLYDRVHVIRARRDVAPRVPTADDKLTAMRVLREVQKVHKELVSWLKEPEQQPFVEHIDGQAYLRSEIEDEPAYERTPLFRHGAGKWKLDWELLLGLGALLKRLQSQEDWKECLRLFLIHEAFHVRQGGLTSYNYRGIGRAGFVLEAADYDADAVGVEVALAWRKARQGGTVKDVGQVKTLESIVWNSLEILRVFEPERPVRELAERRLRRYLIWLFHACRFSALALRSPDAEVREELERVTVELVGLPAFRDPHESYFQQRVRLSLEDSREEVMLALYFRHRLVRMDNARAWVEDLLQALREWEAPPREELQDRVRLLFERLFDRHPELVSPRLPGAR
- a CDS encoding serine/threonine-protein kinase; this translates as MLVRGTQVGAHVIVRRVAVGAFSDVYSGLHAVDGTQVAVKVLSASSCLHEELVARFLNEGQSLRDLRHPGLVRALDLGLLPDGPPFIVLEWLPTDLEQALARAGGCLPVRTCAEVLGQVAAALDALHVHGLIHRDVKPANILVARLDAEDVTVKLADLGLAKRVATGPEAPAALPVSTAGTAVLGSWDFMAPEQWLDAKRVDARVDVYSLGVLGFQLLAGQLPFGGGTQKELMIRHLRMPPPLHLLGDEVPASLRGLLGRMMAKAAGTRPPLMEVRECVAGLVFR
- a CDS encoding RAMP superfamily CRISPR-associated protein; translated protein: MRSLLDLPEPDSTDLAHLRRRSASAPRLETFTLALKTITPILGGGPVARSPELPSVDIIRVPTLRGHLRFWWRALYGHAYVARGTEGAWELARKERELWGGMGRAGGVDDAGPRRSQVELRVTEVQQAQGDSSDVDRAPRGVYALWPAITKPGLRDLPRWRPGLRFTLEVVAPEGEAMLQVRNAVRAWILFGGYGSRGRRGCGSVDVATGDKAIREQWLPAEASREALRQLMGGLPLFLARPEAPRCDMPLLQDAFLYRAHRRAPYSSGVAAWEVALQWLRDFRQGTESWGDGLPLPARNPKKEGREGRSNWPEADKIRRFARPSPKDEVGTATGRAYPEEHAPRPGHSASPAWPRAGFGLPIAFRFQRENKHKTPYSPQEPVGCVLQWARKNNGKWERMDRLASPLIVKAMPLSNGQFEPVALWLHRGTPVNGRVVVVQGKAVLSRSEVAFERSFRASDDQPLFSPLQRADNLRDAFFQWLKDTQKAQEA
- the cas10 gene encoding type III-B CRISPR-associated protein Cas10/Cmr2 encodes the protein MRYVIVLKVGPVQGFIAQARRTRDLWYGSQLLSLLAREMARDLTASGATLIFPHPDQVRDTSTGVANKVVALVDGVPEQVARRARDAAKSLLRSEWRRVAGRCESLLIQEAEALAEEQLEAFLEVHAAWAPVDASPTGYAKALREAEGALEARRGLREFSPWTRSPPEGTHKSSLDGGRPSLLRRDRERGPIWRELRIGLREELDALGLLKRAGGRPGQFVPVPSIGLAAGLHAASKAHADLLGRLKAQCEARNFQAVRAPSRPWVRDFPFDGQLLLPERWQPYFEECAIPDARRSAASFGRDFVEPLRAAMRSRGAEPIPYVACLVADGDHMGRALARLAEAPDGARAHQRVSQALAGFTQQARRIVEVEHRGVLVYAGGDDVLAFVTPADAPACAQDLATTFRATLAAALAGTDAVVPTLSVGLGVGHVLESLGALLDLGRRAEAAAKKAGRDALAILVAKHAGRERLWTAPWRMHPVERLSRDITLLTREPWPLPLGKVHEVADLERRFPPGSAPGPELAALLKDEAGRILARAEAGRAPAPLTPGDVGLELSSEGAASVSPHLALEQWSSRLLVADTFARAGRGLGFLQESEVRDE